A region of the Candidatus Poribacteria bacterium genome:
AATCGCTCGCGTATGATTCACGGCACGGACGGTGCAGAACTTGTCGCCGTGGCAGACCTCGTTGAAGAACGGCGTAAGAAGGCTGAAGAAGAATTCGGTTGCGAAAGCCACGACGATGCGCTTGAGATGTTCGACCGTGATGATATCGACGTGGGGATGATTATGACCCCCAGCGGGCTCCACGGTAAATTCGGAGAGGAAGCCGCACGCCGCGGCAAACACGTCATCACTACAAAACCGATGGATGTCAGCGTTGAAAATTGCAACTCCCTCATCAAAACCTGCGAAGACAACGATGTCAAACTACTTGTCGATTTCGGTGAACGCTACGGTACACATAACCGTAGAATCCAGAAAGCACTCGCAACAGGTGCTATCGGTAGACCGCTTTTGTGCGAACTCCGTATGAAGTGGAAACGTCCGGATAGTTACTACATCGGCTGGCACGGGACGTGGGAACTCGACGGCGGCGGCTCTATCATGAATCAAGGCGTACACTACGTCGATCTCATGCTCTGGTTCATGGGACCGGTCAAACGGATCATCGGTGCGCACTTCGATGTCTACGATCACGAAAACTGTGAAACTGAAGACATGACTTCAGCGATCCTTGAATTTGAGAACGGCGCGCTCGGTCACGTCCTGACGACAACAACATACCCCGGCGGTAACGTCTCAATGATTCACGTCCACGGCGAAAAAGGCATTATCGGTCTCGGACCAGAAGTATGGGAATTCGCCGATGATGACGAACCCGAAATCGAACTGCCACCCTATCCGAATAACGTCATTGAAGATGCAATCCAAGTTATCAACAACGGTGGATCACCAGCAGTCGATGGCTATGAAGGCAGACGTTCTGTCGCGCTGAACATGGCTATCTACGAGTGCGCACGCACTGGCAAAGCGGTTGAATTGTCGTAGAGCTCTCTGCAAGGCGGGTCCCTGTGTCCGCCTATTTTTATGTTTCAAACCCATAGATTCGTCTGTTTGTAGTAGTGCGATTCATCGCACGTCATAAAACTATAAGAACGGGCAATAAATTGCCCTACTACGAACCAGCAAGATTTTAGGAGGCAAACCAAATAACTCTGCTTGCAATTCGGGCAAAAACTCGGTATAATATTTACTCAGAAAACAGAAACGGAAGCGGAAAAGATTCATGAGAACCGCAAAACTCATTACGATGGGTTGCAAGGTCAATCAATACGATACACAATCCATGCGCGAAACCCTCTATCGCAACGGATATACCGTCCTCGACGATGAAACATCGCGTCAGGGTGCTGACCTTTATCTCATCAATACATGCACCGTAACAAATACCGCTGACCAGAAGGCACGGCAGGTCATTCGGCGAGCGATCCGTCAAAATCCGAATGCGAAAGTGCTTGTTACCGGTTGCTATGCCGAAAGCGACCGCGAGACGATTGAAGAGATACCGGGTGTAACGTTCGTTTTCGGCAATAGAGAGAAGGCAGATTTTCAGAGCTACCTCGACGTATTGCACACCGAAACACCGTCTTTGACTCCTGAAACAGCACACACACCGAACCCGCTTCTCTCCATAGAACCCGTTCAACACGACGCTATCCGTGAACACGCACGCTTCAGCAAAGGTGTGAGTGATGCTGGTAAAAGGACACGCGCCCTTATCAAGGTGCAAGACGGTTGCAGCGCATTTTGTACGTATTGCATCATCCCTTATGTGCGCGGTCGGATGACGAGTCGTCCGCTCAACGATATCGCTGACGAAGCACGTCGTATCGCTGATAGCGGTATCAAAGAGATCGTCATCACCGGTGTGCATCTGGGTGCCTACGGTATGGATACCGGTAGGGACAGAGACATCGTCGACATTTTAGCGCATATCCACGACATTGAAGGCATCGAACGAATCCGTTTCAGTTCCATCGAACCGATGTATTTCCCAGATAGCCTCGGTGAACGGATGGCAGCACTCCCGAAATGCATGCCCCACTTCCATCTACCAGTTCAAGCCGGTTCCGATGAAATATTGCGACAGATGCGCAGGCGTTACACCACCGCACAGTTCGCGCACCTCGTTGAGAACTTACGAGATGTCTTTGGTGAAGATGTCGGGATTACAACCGATATTATGGTCGGGTTCCCCGGTGAAACGGACGTACACTTTGAGGAATCGTG
Encoded here:
- a CDS encoding Gfo/Idh/MocA family oxidoreductase; protein product: MANTLRFGVVGLGMGMNRSRMIHGTDGAELVAVADLVEERRKKAEEEFGCESHDDALEMFDRDDIDVGMIMTPSGLHGKFGEEAARRGKHVITTKPMDVSVENCNSLIKTCEDNDVKLLVDFGERYGTHNRRIQKALATGAIGRPLLCELRMKWKRPDSYYIGWHGTWELDGGGSIMNQGVHYVDLMLWFMGPVKRIIGAHFDVYDHENCETEDMTSAILEFENGALGHVLTTTTYPGGNVSMIHVHGEKGIIGLGPEVWEFADDDEPEIELPPYPNNVIEDAIQVINNGGSPAVDGYEGRRSVALNMAIYECARTGKAVELS
- the mtaB gene encoding tRNA (N(6)-L-threonylcarbamoyladenosine(37)-C(2))-methylthiotransferase MtaB, which encodes MRTAKLITMGCKVNQYDTQSMRETLYRNGYTVLDDETSRQGADLYLINTCTVTNTADQKARQVIRRAIRQNPNAKVLVTGCYAESDRETIEEIPGVTFVFGNREKADFQSYLDVLHTETPSLTPETAHTPNPLLSIEPVQHDAIREHARFSKGVSDAGKRTRALIKVQDGCSAFCTYCIIPYVRGRMTSRPLNDIADEARRIADSGIKEIVITGVHLGAYGMDTGRDRDIVDILAHIHDIEGIERIRFSSIEPMYFPDSLGERMAALPKCMPHFHLPVQAGSDEILRQMRRRYTTAQFAHLVENLRDVFGEDVGITTDIMVGFPGETDVHFEESCRFVEDIGFSQLHVFRYSPRKGTPAATYPNQVSPHVAAARSQTMIALGERLNTAFRQRMLGKQKEVLIEASREGQNNHLAGFTDNYLRVLVDAPESAINQIQRVTLGALEGDCIAAA